GCAACGTGATCTCGTGGTCGAGCGCCGGCAGCATGGGTTTCAAAGGGAGCCGCAAGGGCACGCCGTTCGCGGCGCAGCAGGCGGCGGACAGCGCCGCCAAGAAGGCGATCGATCACGGCCTGCGCAGCGTGCAGATCTTCGTGCGCGGGCCGGGAGCGGGCCGGGAATCGGCCCTGCGGGCGCTGCAGTCCGCGGGGTTCGCCATCAGCTTGATCAAGGACGTGACGCCGATCCCGCACAACGGGTGCCGGCCGCCGAAACGTCGGCGCGTTTAAGGAGGAAGGATTGGCTAGATACACAGACTCGGTCTGCCGCCTGTGCAGGCGGGAGAACCTGAAGCTTTTTTTGAAAGGCGAGCGATGCTACTCGGACAAGTGCGCCATCGAGCGGCGCGCCTATCCTCCGGGCCAGCACGGCCAGGCGCGCCCCAAGTTCTCCGAGTACAGCGTCCAGCTGCGCGAAAAACAGAAGGTCAAGCGCATGTACGGACTGCTGGAAAAGCAGTTCCGCCGGACCTTCGCCCAGGCCTCCAGGGAAAAGGGCATTACCGGCGAGGCGCTCCTGGTGCTGCTGGAGCGCCGCCTGGACAACGTCGTCTACCGCCTGGGCTTCGCCAGCTCACGGGCTGAGGCCCGGACCATGGTCCGGCACGGTCACATCCTCGTCAACGGCAAACGCCTCAACATCCCGTCGTACTACGTTCGCGTCGGGGACGTCGTTTCGGTGCGAGAGCGGAGTCGGCAGAACCTCCGCGTCCAGAGCGCCCTGGAAGGGGCGCAGCGCCGCGGCGTCCCGGAGTGGGCGGAACTCGACCGCGACGCCTGCAGTGGGCGGATCAGGATTCTACCATCGCGCAGCGACATCACGATGCCGATCAACGAGAAACTGATTGTCGAGTTGTATTCGAAGTAAGATTCGAATGGCAGGGAGAGACTATGTCGACCATGTCTAGGCACTGGACGGATTTGATCAAGCCGAAGCAATTGGAGGTGGACGAAAAGACGCTGACCTCGACCTATGGGAAATTCTACGCGGAGCCGTTCGAGCGCGGTTTCGGCCAAACCATCGGCAACGGGCTGCGGCGAATCCTGCTGTCGTCGCTGATGGGGGCGGCGATCGTCGCGGTTCGGATCAAAGGCATCCTGCACGAATTTTCCACGATTCCGGGAATCACCGAGGACGTGACCGATATCATCCTCAATCTCAAGGAGGTCCGGCTGCGGCTGAGCAGCGAGGAGCCGCAGACGCTCAAGATCGACGCCAAGGGACCGGGAGTGGTGACGGCCAAGGACATCATCGCGCCGCCGACCGTCGAGATTCTCAACCCCGATCACAAGATCGCCACGCTCTCCCGGGACGCACACCTCGAAATGGAGATGACCGCCAAGCTCGGCCGCGGCTAC
This sequence is a window from Candidatus Zixiibacteriota bacterium. Protein-coding genes within it:
- the rpsD gene encoding 30S ribosomal protein S4, translating into MARYTDSVCRLCRRENLKLFLKGERCYSDKCAIERRAYPPGQHGQARPKFSEYSVQLREKQKVKRMYGLLEKQFRRTFAQASREKGITGEALLVLLERRLDNVVYRLGFASSRAEARTMVRHGHILVNGKRLNIPSYYVRVGDVVSVRERSRQNLRVQSALEGAQRRGVPEWAELDRDACSGRIRILPSRSDITMPINEKLIVELYSK
- the rpsK gene encoding 30S ribosomal protein S11, with product MAKADDTAEAKQEKKTEGQAEAKSAERAGRKRRGRKNITEGVVHIHSTFNNTIVTITDHQGNVISWSSAGSMGFKGSRKGTPFAAQQAADSAAKKAIDHGLRSVQIFVRGPGAGRESALRALQSAGFAISLIKDVTPIPHNGCRPPKRRRV